In Persicimonas caeni, a single window of DNA contains:
- a CDS encoding serine/threonine-protein kinase gives MGQTEQHKLERLQVPEIGEILDGRYRVQGVIATGGMGVILRAEQLPMERSVALKLLHPHIAVADPNLVERFAREVRLAKQLNHPNTIRLYDFGKSEQGLVYVAMEMLDGMDLKRRIAREGVMSVGAALEITRQMLDGLAEAHARGFIHRDLKPSNVFIVKNRRGEDLVKLLDFGIAKSLSDSADLTGSGSICGTPSYVAPEYLMQERPGKPADIYAVGLILLEMLTGRQVFKGEAPVQTMMMHLKLDPDIPDEIAQTPLAEVIERATAKDPNARYQDAEEMYAAVCAVMRQVPADLKVHRPSLAALPDATEAVDEELDSAERERASVDTIVPEIPSGLDSSDELPQAQSTPSWVERAVSSDIFRRELERQRFEEARRAEASSQRASADSSAGPRAMAHGGGTPVAGKIVAGKIGSYVRWAAATIALAALVGVGVFWALDPGDAPEFVTPVSSPSADDPGARASTSSEAPLEDVAGSVSDEKEQAEARGISFDLDTDPVGATVYVGEREVGHTPTTHKVIEEKLPQTVRFELEGYAPKQVELTRTSSPIVVEILEEQESQAVEPARRASAEPPETSPTKAEGQTDTAPDSPEGKEATAERLSDERIEQVMDQYLRD, from the coding sequence ATGGGGCAGACAGAACAGCACAAGCTGGAACGGCTCCAAGTGCCGGAGATTGGGGAGATTCTCGATGGCCGCTATCGCGTGCAGGGCGTCATTGCGACCGGCGGGATGGGCGTCATTTTGCGAGCCGAGCAACTGCCGATGGAGCGGTCGGTGGCGCTCAAGTTGCTGCATCCGCATATCGCCGTGGCCGATCCCAATCTGGTGGAGCGTTTTGCGCGCGAGGTGCGATTGGCCAAGCAGCTCAACCATCCCAACACGATTCGCCTGTACGATTTCGGCAAATCCGAGCAGGGCCTGGTGTATGTGGCCATGGAGATGCTCGACGGGATGGACCTCAAGCGGCGCATCGCCCGCGAAGGGGTCATGAGTGTGGGCGCTGCTCTCGAGATCACGCGCCAGATGCTCGACGGGCTGGCCGAGGCCCACGCGCGAGGGTTCATCCACCGAGATCTCAAGCCGAGCAACGTCTTTATCGTCAAGAACCGACGCGGCGAAGACCTGGTGAAGCTGCTCGACTTCGGCATCGCCAAGTCGTTGTCGGACTCGGCGGATCTGACCGGTTCGGGCTCGATCTGCGGCACGCCTTCGTATGTGGCGCCCGAGTACCTGATGCAAGAGCGGCCAGGCAAGCCGGCCGACATCTACGCAGTCGGGTTGATCTTGCTCGAGATGCTCACAGGCCGACAGGTCTTCAAGGGCGAGGCGCCGGTGCAGACGATGATGATGCACCTCAAGCTCGATCCGGACATCCCGGACGAGATCGCCCAGACGCCACTCGCCGAGGTGATCGAGCGGGCGACCGCCAAAGATCCGAACGCGCGTTATCAAGACGCCGAGGAGATGTACGCCGCCGTTTGTGCGGTGATGCGACAGGTCCCGGCAGATCTGAAGGTGCATCGGCCCTCGCTCGCAGCGCTGCCGGATGCAACCGAGGCGGTCGACGAGGAGCTCGACTCGGCCGAGCGAGAGCGGGCGTCGGTCGATACGATCGTGCCCGAGATACCGTCGGGGCTCGACTCGAGCGACGAGCTTCCACAGGCGCAGAGCACACCGTCGTGGGTCGAGCGGGCCGTCTCCTCCGACATCTTTCGACGTGAGCTCGAGCGCCAGCGCTTCGAAGAAGCCCGTCGGGCAGAGGCGTCGAGCCAACGAGCGTCGGCTGATTCCAGCGCCGGCCCTCGGGCGATGGCGCATGGTGGCGGGACGCCCGTGGCCGGCAAGATTGTGGCCGGCAAGATAGGCTCCTACGTGCGTTGGGCGGCGGCCACGATCGCGCTGGCGGCGCTTGTGGGAGTCGGCGTCTTTTGGGCACTCGATCCGGGCGATGCGCCCGAGTTTGTCACGCCGGTGAGTTCGCCATCTGCTGACGACCCGGGCGCCCGTGCATCGACGTCGAGCGAAGCACCTCTCGAGGACGTGGCCGGCAGCGTTTCGGACGAAAAGGAGCAGGCCGAGGCGCGCGGGATTAGCTTCGATTTGGATACCGATCCTGTGGGCGCGACGGTCTACGTAGGGGAACGTGAGGTGGGCCACACACCCACGACCCACAAGGTCATCGAGGAGAAACTGCCCCAGACGGTGCGCTTCGAACTCGAAGGATACGCGCCGAAGCAGGTCGAGTTGACCCGGACTTCGTCGCCGATCGTGGTCGAGATTCTGGAGGAGCAAGAGAGCCAGGCGGTCGAGCCGGCGCGTCGTGCGAGTGCAGAACCTCCCGAGACGTCGCCGACAAAGGCTGAAGGTCAGACCGACACCGCACCAGATTCGCCTGAAGGCAAGGAGGCCACTGCGGAGCGGCTGTCCGACGAGCGCATCGAGCAGGTGATGGATCAGTACCTGCGCGATTGA
- a CDS encoding tetratricopeptide repeat protein: MDTVSQNERIGARRTRMRRVCPVVCALFVLWGSLSWATPASAAGGDEADKVETFRQHVARGAKLRKQQQHRQALDHFEKARAIADHPKLMFVTGELHEAIGDCAAARADYEKARSDKRASEALRAKLEEALANNKECESRGQLALDCSPADAQVRLGERELLCGDLVELEAGSHMLIASAPGHRELQVEVQVEPGSQERHEVHLTEIPPREVKPVAAVPDWLTYSAYGGMGLGATLLVAGLASDASAASRQEELHQAHSRGEFERTNQLVSEAESARTRTALLYTSGAIVAAAGGLLWVYDEEVAGWVAGDGEAAVQPQVSVGSDGASVGATIRW; encoded by the coding sequence ATGGATACTGTAAGTCAAAATGAGCGTATCGGCGCCAGGCGCACACGTATGCGGCGCGTCTGTCCCGTCGTGTGCGCGCTGTTCGTGTTGTGGGGCAGCTTGTCGTGGGCGACGCCGGCCAGTGCCGCTGGAGGAGACGAAGCCGACAAAGTCGAGACGTTTCGCCAGCACGTCGCCCGAGGCGCCAAGCTTCGCAAGCAGCAACAGCACCGTCAGGCGCTCGATCACTTCGAGAAGGCGCGCGCCATCGCCGATCACCCCAAGTTGATGTTCGTCACCGGTGAACTCCACGAGGCGATCGGCGACTGCGCGGCGGCGCGCGCCGACTACGAGAAGGCGCGCTCTGACAAGCGCGCGTCCGAAGCGCTGCGGGCCAAGCTCGAGGAGGCGTTGGCCAATAACAAAGAGTGCGAGAGCCGCGGCCAGCTCGCCCTCGACTGCTCTCCGGCAGACGCCCAGGTGCGCCTCGGGGAGCGCGAGTTGCTCTGCGGGGATCTCGTCGAGTTGGAGGCGGGCTCGCACATGCTGATCGCCTCGGCGCCGGGGCATCGAGAGTTGCAGGTGGAGGTGCAGGTCGAACCCGGCAGCCAAGAGCGCCACGAGGTGCACCTGACCGAGATCCCGCCCCGAGAGGTGAAGCCTGTGGCCGCGGTGCCCGATTGGCTGACCTACAGCGCATACGGCGGGATGGGGCTCGGCGCCACGCTCCTCGTCGCCGGGCTTGCATCGGATGCCTCGGCGGCTAGCCGTCAGGAAGAGCTGCACCAGGCACACTCCCGTGGCGAGTTCGAGCGCACTAATCAATTGGTCTCAGAGGCCGAGTCGGCCCGCACGCGCACCGCACTGCTCTACACGAGTGGAGCGATCGTGGCTGCCGCAGGTGGATTGCTCTGGGTCTACGACGAAGAGGTGGCTGGATGGGTCGCCGGAGACGGTGAGGCGGCTGTGCAGCCGCAGGTATCGGTGGGCAGCGACGGAGCGTCGGTGGGGGCGACGATTCGGTGGTAG
- a CDS encoding thrombospondin type 3 repeat-containing protein, producing the protein MTTWRSGWGRALALAACWALVGAMLGGCGGSEGRVCETDSDCASGERCATSGGVLFGERICVIAGPMEPADATSDTTADADTGEDGDADAAPDTTEPDTTEPDTTEPDAALPDGDGDGVADADDNCPNDANTTQADLDGDDLGDACDDDIDGDGVANGGDNCPQAANSDQADADGDGQGDACDSFTDSDADGIRDSADNCPDRSNPDQSDLDSDGIGDTCDDDADGDGIDDATDNCPRDANASQVDSDGDGQGDACDGDLDGDGVANAQDNCASQSNPDQADLDNDGVGDVCDANRDGDNKNNNQDNCPDVFNPPQRDADNDGVGDECDNCPNTANPGQEDSDANGVGDACQN; encoded by the coding sequence GTGACGACATGGAGGTCTGGGTGGGGCCGCGCGTTGGCGCTGGCTGCGTGTTGGGCTCTCGTGGGGGCGATGCTCGGCGGGTGCGGAGGCTCGGAGGGACGGGTCTGCGAGACCGACTCGGACTGTGCTTCGGGGGAGCGGTGTGCGACGAGCGGCGGCGTCCTCTTCGGCGAGCGTATCTGTGTCATCGCCGGGCCGATGGAGCCCGCCGACGCCACTTCCGACACGACCGCTGACGCCGACACCGGTGAGGATGGAGATGCCGACGCGGCGCCAGACACCACTGAGCCAGACACCACTGAGCCAGATACCACCGAGCCGGACGCTGCTTTGCCAGACGGAGACGGCGATGGAGTGGCTGATGCAGACGACAACTGCCCGAACGATGCCAACACCACCCAGGCCGACCTCGACGGTGACGACCTCGGCGACGCTTGCGACGACGATATCGACGGCGACGGCGTCGCCAACGGCGGCGACAACTGCCCACAAGCCGCCAACTCGGATCAGGCTGATGCCGACGGCGACGGTCAAGGTGACGCGTGTGACAGCTTCACCGATAGTGATGCCGATGGGATTCGTGACAGCGCCGACAACTGCCCCGATCGGTCGAACCCCGATCAGTCGGACCTCGACAGCGACGGGATTGGCGACACGTGTGACGACGACGCCGACGGCGACGGGATCGACGACGCGACCGACAACTGCCCGCGGGATGCCAACGCGAGCCAAGTCGATTCCGACGGTGACGGCCAGGGCGACGCGTGTGACGGCGATCTCGACGGAGACGGTGTCGCCAACGCACAGGACAATTGTGCGAGCCAGAGCAATCCCGATCAGGCCGACCTCGACAACGACGGGGTGGGAGATGTGTGCGACGCGAACCGCGATGGCGACAACAAGAATAACAACCAGGACAACTGTCCCGACGTCTTCAATCCACCGCAGCGCGATGCCGACAACGACGGTGTGGGCGACGAGTGCGACAACTGCCCAAATACCGCCAATCCGGGTCAAGAGGATTCTGATGCCAACGGGGTAGGTGACGCGTGCCAGAACTGA
- a CDS encoding serine/threonine-protein kinase encodes MPELTQENSTPQVPPKLPHIGQVIDGRYRVESVIATGGMGVVLRAEHVAMEREVALKLLHPHIAATDATIVERFHREVQLAKTLDHRNTIRLYDSGKTEEGLLFVAMEYLDGETLDELLARRGALRVWRAVDLTLQMLDGLAEAHARDFVHRDIKPSNVFVARNRRGEDVVKLLDFGIAKPLVDAGADLTGTGTICGTPNYVAPEYLRSEPIGKACDVYAVGLILLEMLCGQRVFEGDSPMETMTMRLQTRPQIPFLIEESPLAGVIRKAVAIQPEDRYADADEMYRALRPVAERLPAELLARRVDRPEPVGAPRPAPQRTEGSSRSATRVSLYREEPFEPVVSPRVAAGAAAALAVLAGVGVALLLSDDGASSSAAPATSAPAVQIAPVHPEESGSSSVSSTEVPSAADSSTSDSPPVSLEFVVDSEPAGARVERGNEFLGSTPLSVEVPRDELPATLNLAKDGFTTASVELSADASELVFERLNPQSPPEVAQPTMEATESVEAPKQRQSKRSAPRSRRPAPKPVTEPKPAETRDISEQKVEKVLDELLVE; translated from the coding sequence GTGCCAGAACTGACGCAGGAAAATTCGACGCCCCAGGTTCCCCCGAAGCTGCCGCATATCGGGCAGGTGATCGACGGGCGCTATCGAGTCGAGTCGGTGATCGCGACCGGGGGCATGGGAGTGGTGTTGCGCGCCGAGCACGTGGCGATGGAGCGGGAGGTGGCGCTCAAGCTTCTGCACCCGCATATCGCTGCTACCGACGCGACGATCGTCGAGCGTTTCCATCGTGAAGTACAACTGGCCAAGACCCTCGACCACCGCAACACCATCCGGTTGTATGATTCGGGAAAGACCGAAGAAGGCCTGCTCTTTGTCGCCATGGAGTATCTCGATGGTGAGACGCTCGACGAGCTGCTCGCTCGGCGGGGGGCGTTGCGAGTGTGGCGCGCCGTCGATCTCACCCTGCAGATGCTCGACGGGCTGGCCGAAGCCCACGCGCGAGACTTCGTCCATCGAGACATCAAGCCGAGCAATGTGTTCGTCGCCCGAAACCGCCGCGGCGAAGACGTCGTCAAGCTGCTCGATTTTGGCATTGCCAAGCCGCTGGTCGACGCAGGCGCCGACTTGACCGGCACCGGCACGATCTGCGGCACGCCTAACTACGTGGCGCCCGAGTACTTGCGCTCCGAGCCGATCGGCAAAGCTTGTGACGTATATGCGGTGGGGCTGATCTTGTTGGAGATGCTGTGCGGCCAACGTGTCTTCGAGGGCGATTCGCCCATGGAGACGATGACGATGCGTCTGCAAACGCGCCCCCAGATCCCGTTTCTGATCGAGGAGAGTCCGCTCGCCGGGGTGATTCGAAAGGCCGTGGCCATCCAACCCGAGGATCGCTACGCCGACGCCGACGAGATGTACCGAGCGCTGCGACCCGTCGCCGAACGTCTGCCTGCCGAGTTGCTGGCGCGCCGCGTGGACCGTCCCGAGCCAGTGGGAGCGCCCAGGCCTGCGCCTCAACGCACCGAGGGGTCGTCGCGATCCGCCACGCGTGTGTCGCTGTACCGAGAAGAGCCTTTCGAGCCGGTCGTGTCGCCGCGAGTGGCCGCGGGCGCCGCTGCCGCGCTCGCCGTCCTCGCCGGAGTCGGCGTGGCGCTGCTGCTGAGCGACGACGGTGCGTCGTCGTCGGCTGCGCCCGCGACATCTGCACCCGCCGTACAAATCGCCCCTGTGCATCCCGAGGAGTCCGGCTCCTCCTCGGTCTCATCAACGGAGGTCCCATCAGCGGCAGACTCATCGACCTCGGACTCACCTCCCGTGTCCCTCGAATTCGTCGTCGACAGCGAACCGGCCGGCGCGCGTGTCGAGCGTGGCAATGAGTTTTTGGGTTCGACGCCGCTGAGTGTCGAGGTGCCCCGCGACGAGCTGCCTGCCACGTTGAACCTCGCCAAAGATGGCTTCACGACGGCGTCCGTCGAATTGAGCGCAGACGCATCTGAACTCGTATTCGAGCGTTTGAATCCGCAGTCCCCTCCCGAAGTGGCGCAACCAACGATGGAAGCGACCGAGTCGGTCGAAGCGCCCAAACAACGTCAGAGCAAGCGCTCCGCGCCTCGCTCCCGCAGACCTGCCCCCAAGCCTGTCACAGAGCCCAAGCCTGCAGAAACGAGAGACATTTCAGAGCAGAAAGTCGAGAAGGTCCTCGACGAACTCTTGGTCGAGTAA
- a CDS encoding serine/threonine-protein kinase, which yields MATSEQAKLDRLKMPDIGDLLDGRYRIQAVLATGGMGVVLRAEQLPMERPVAIKLLHPHIAAGNEKLLGRFEQEVRLAKLLNHPNTIRLYDFGESSEGLVYVAMEFLDGRDLKRLIAEEGCLPVGRAVEITRQMLDGLAEAHAHDFIHRDLKPSNVFVTENRRGEDVVKLLDFGIAKSLDGSDVDLTGSGSICGTPGYVAPEYLQSESLEKASDIYAVGLILLEMLIGQRVFKGDGAVQTMMMHLQIDPDIPPEIERTPLAPIIRKATCKRPEERYADADQMLQALEAIIEELPQDLRVDGYESPQSQGVSEKAVTPPPKVEKKLAGGSESTSLEEDSSASIPEPEPTPISVANHQSGPHSLEPPQPKADSSALSPPPLKLPKPSVSKRPAPKPPVSKPPVPKPAQSEPSQSEPSQSEPSQSEPAKQGEPVRAAVPEGETGELGVDDADFFAADSNKKVWMIGGGASACLVIALFGFLMTDPGEAPEIDAGDDEAAAAERSGEPESAADGAEAGATRALAATEDAGGDAAGADEVKKLRFDLDTDPSGATARVGEQVLGTTPLVYQVAVEELPQTVHFEQEGYAVKTTELTEESSPIVVEVLDKLDKKVERDDGARGSERAGSRRGGARNGKGRKAGGERKEKLSDDKVEKVLDEFLVE from the coding sequence ATGGCGACGAGCGAACAGGCAAAACTCGACCGGCTCAAGATGCCGGATATCGGGGACCTGCTCGATGGGCGGTACCGTATTCAAGCGGTACTGGCCACTGGGGGCATGGGGGTGGTGTTGCGCGCCGAGCAGCTCCCGATGGAGCGGCCGGTGGCGATCAAACTGCTGCATCCACATATCGCCGCGGGGAACGAGAAGCTCTTGGGCCGCTTCGAGCAAGAGGTGCGCCTGGCCAAGCTCCTCAACCACCCCAACACCATTCGCCTGTACGACTTCGGCGAGTCGAGCGAAGGCCTGGTGTATGTGGCCATGGAGTTCCTCGACGGGCGGGACCTGAAGCGATTGATCGCTGAAGAAGGCTGTCTGCCCGTGGGACGAGCCGTCGAAATCACACGACAGATGCTCGACGGGCTGGCCGAAGCTCACGCTCACGACTTCATCCACCGCGACCTCAAGCCGAGCAACGTCTTCGTCACCGAGAACCGCCGCGGTGAAGACGTCGTCAAGCTGCTCGATTTCGGCATCGCCAAGAGTCTCGATGGAAGCGACGTCGACCTGACCGGGTCGGGGTCGATCTGCGGCACGCCTGGCTATGTCGCCCCGGAATACCTGCAAAGTGAGTCGCTCGAGAAGGCGTCGGACATCTATGCGGTCGGGTTGATTTTGCTCGAGATGCTCATCGGCCAACGCGTCTTCAAAGGAGACGGGGCGGTGCAGACGATGATGATGCACCTGCAGATCGACCCCGACATTCCGCCCGAGATCGAGCGCACCCCGTTGGCGCCGATCATTCGCAAAGCGACGTGCAAGCGACCCGAGGAACGCTACGCCGACGCCGATCAGATGTTGCAGGCGCTCGAAGCAATCATCGAGGAGCTACCCCAGGACCTGCGCGTCGATGGCTACGAGTCCCCGCAGTCGCAAGGCGTCTCCGAGAAGGCGGTCACGCCGCCACCCAAGGTCGAGAAAAAGTTGGCAGGGGGGTCCGAGTCCACCTCGCTCGAAGAAGACTCGAGTGCATCCATCCCCGAGCCCGAGCCCACGCCGATCTCGGTGGCCAATCATCAATCGGGGCCGCATTCGCTCGAGCCGCCGCAGCCGAAAGCCGATTCGTCAGCTCTGTCACCACCACCTCTCAAGTTGCCCAAGCCGTCGGTGTCGAAGCGGCCGGCGCCCAAGCCGCCGGTGTCGAAGCCGCCAGTGCCCAAGCCAGCCCAGTCTGAGCCGAGCCAGTCTGAGCCGAGCCAGTCCGAGCCGAGCCAGTCTGAGCCTGCGAAGCAAGGCGAGCCGGTGCGCGCTGCTGTCCCCGAGGGCGAGACGGGAGAGTTGGGCGTCGATGACGCCGATTTCTTCGCGGCCGATTCCAACAAGAAGGTCTGGATGATAGGCGGCGGCGCCAGCGCGTGTCTTGTGATCGCGCTGTTTGGGTTTTTGATGACGGATCCGGGCGAGGCGCCCGAGATCGACGCTGGGGACGACGAGGCGGCTGCTGCCGAGCGTAGCGGCGAGCCCGAATCGGCAGCCGACGGGGCCGAAGCCGGGGCAACGAGAGCCTTGGCGGCCACAGAAGATGCAGGCGGCGACGCGGCTGGGGCCGACGAGGTCAAAAAGCTTCGCTTCGATCTCGACACAGATCCGAGCGGAGCGACGGCGCGAGTCGGGGAGCAGGTCCTTGGAACGACGCCGCTGGTCTATCAGGTCGCGGTCGAGGAGCTTCCACAGACGGTGCATTTCGAGCAAGAGGGGTATGCCGTCAAGACGACCGAGCTGACCGAGGAGAGTTCGCCGATCGTGGTGGAGGTGCTCGACAAGCTCGACAAGAAGGTCGAGCGCGATGACGGGGCGCGAGGGTCCGAGCGTGCAGGCAGCCGGCGCGGAGGGGCGCGAAATGGCAAGGGCCGCAAGGCCGGCGGGGAGAGAAAGGAGAAGCTCTCCGATGATAAAGTCGAGAAGGTGCTCGACGAATTTTTGGTGGAGTGA
- a CDS encoding PEGA domain-containing protein yields MNRGSVACAVALLIALGPLGAGAEESASLEQFRAHVKQAVEHRKAGDLRQAIAEFEKARAIADHPKFALAVGRIYEQIGDCGAAKAEFERGRDDGRASGKLRKKFDEALGANAACVDRGELAVECAPEEAEVAVGEQSETCPATFTLPAGEHQVRVSAPGRVAQTVTVSVEPAGQHRRKVELGTPWQKPAVTYTKYGAIGLGGALILGGIISDASASSRQDELAAASADGDVRRAEALAAEADSAQGRTVALYTVGALFAAGGAALWVYDAEVEAWLGGGDAVGAKGDSQGAQVGVSTNGTGVWGTVRW; encoded by the coding sequence ATGAATCGGGGGAGTGTAGCGTGCGCGGTCGCTCTGTTGATCGCGCTCGGCCCATTGGGAGCCGGTGCCGAGGAGTCGGCCTCGCTCGAGCAGTTTCGGGCTCACGTCAAGCAGGCCGTCGAGCATCGAAAGGCGGGTGATTTACGCCAGGCCATCGCCGAGTTCGAGAAGGCGCGTGCCATCGCCGATCACCCCAAATTTGCGCTGGCCGTCGGCCGCATCTACGAGCAAATCGGCGATTGTGGGGCTGCAAAGGCGGAGTTCGAGCGCGGCCGTGACGATGGGCGAGCCAGTGGAAAGCTGCGCAAGAAGTTCGACGAGGCGTTGGGCGCCAACGCCGCCTGCGTCGACCGCGGCGAATTGGCCGTCGAGTGCGCCCCCGAAGAGGCCGAGGTGGCGGTCGGAGAGCAGAGCGAGACGTGCCCAGCCACGTTTACGCTGCCCGCCGGCGAGCACCAGGTGCGTGTGTCGGCGCCTGGGCGAGTGGCCCAGACCGTGACGGTGAGCGTGGAGCCGGCCGGCCAGCATCGCCGAAAGGTCGAACTCGGCACTCCCTGGCAAAAACCTGCAGTGACTTATACCAAATACGGCGCGATTGGGCTTGGCGGCGCGCTCATCCTCGGCGGCATCATCTCGGATGCCTCGGCCAGCTCACGCCAAGACGAACTCGCCGCGGCGTCGGCCGACGGCGATGTCCGCCGCGCCGAGGCACTGGCCGCCGAAGCTGATTCGGCGCAGGGGCGCACGGTCGCGCTGTACACGGTGGGCGCCCTGTTCGCCGCCGGAGGTGCTGCGTTGTGGGTCTACGACGCCGAGGTCGAGGCGTGGCTCGGCGGCGGTGACGCCGTCGGCGCGAAGGGCGACTCTCAGGGCGCTCAGGTGGGCGTTTCGACCAATGGTACGGGCGTTTGGGGGACGGTGCGATGGTAG
- a CDS encoding thrombospondin type 3 repeat-containing protein — MKRMRRACVLVVLAVGLLGSTGCGGEGQTCSSDADCAQGYSCVSSGGVFFGDSVCVVTDEAALTDAGSGGDTSSADVGGDTAAVDSDDDGVGDAQDNCPQVANTDQADLDSDGVGDACDDDRDGDTIPDSSDNCAEAANADQADTNGDGIGDACDPDIDGDGVANGSDNCETVENIDQRDVDRDGIGDACDDNSDGDNHPDATDNCPYDFNQPQKDFDGDGVGDVCDNCPATANADQADADGDGVGDVCE, encoded by the coding sequence ATGAAACGAATGCGACGTGCGTGTGTGCTGGTGGTGCTGGCGGTGGGCCTGCTCGGCTCGACGGGCTGCGGCGGAGAGGGGCAGACGTGCTCGTCGGACGCCGACTGCGCCCAGGGCTACAGTTGTGTGTCGAGCGGCGGCGTCTTCTTCGGAGACAGCGTGTGTGTCGTCACCGACGAGGCGGCGCTCACAGACGCCGGCAGTGGCGGCGATACCTCGAGCGCGGACGTCGGCGGCGACACCGCTGCGGTCGACTCGGACGACGATGGCGTGGGTGACGCGCAGGACAATTGCCCCCAAGTGGCCAATACCGATCAGGCCGATCTCGACAGCGACGGTGTGGGCGACGCGTGTGACGACGACCGCGACGGGGACACCATCCCCGACAGCTCGGACAACTGCGCGGAGGCTGCCAACGCCGATCAGGCCGACACCAATGGCGACGGCATCGGCGACGCCTGCGATCCCGACATCGACGGCGATGGGGTGGCCAACGGCAGCGACAACTGCGAGACGGTCGAGAATATCGACCAGCGCGACGTCGATCGCGACGGCATCGGTGATGCCTGCGATGACAACAGCGACGGCGACAACCATCCCGACGCGACCGACAACTGCCCCTACGACTTCAACCAGCCCCAGAAGGACTTCGACGGCGACGGGGTGGGCGATGTGTGCGACAACTGCCCCGCCACGGCCAACGCCGATCAGGCCGACGCCGATGGCGACGGGGTGGGCGACGTCTGCGAGTAA
- the tig gene encoding trigger factor, with the protein MPYEVEETGDLTRTAQVTVPVEEYNNRVNKALKELSKDVKIRGFRKGKVPLSVMKKRYGASVQQDVIENLVNDKLNLIISESEQPVIHVGQPSVESGPEEEGGLQFKVDLELRPEIDPIGYLGLQLTREKAEVSSEDIDQRLEAMRHQYATLEPIEFRDKIEEGDVVTFDYHALGADENEALAEIKGEGAQLEIGQGQSIPGLEEGLIGAGFDETVVVDVTPDEGFPVEELQNETIQLQIDIKSVKKEVLPELDDDFAKDTGQAETLLELRGQIREELEEELEHQAMHAAEDQLVDKLLEQNEFDLPPQFVEAQVDRERRQRMQMLQQFMQQGMDPAELGIDIEEFTGGEELESDVKDRIRTDFLLLAIAEKEDLELEQEDLMNYIQHQARHSRMSPQQFMQQLMQSQEQLRQANMMALLEKTKHFLLEKADFEEVEPSEEEEVEEAEEAEEAEEAEEAVEAAEAEETEEAAEEEAEEADEEEADEDEEEAEEAAEEEADEDEEE; encoded by the coding sequence ATGCCTTACGAGGTGGAAGAAACCGGAGATCTGACGCGCACCGCTCAGGTCACCGTGCCGGTCGAAGAGTATAATAATCGGGTCAACAAAGCCCTCAAAGAGTTGTCCAAAGACGTCAAGATCCGTGGCTTCCGCAAGGGCAAGGTGCCCCTGTCGGTCATGAAGAAGCGCTACGGCGCCAGCGTCCAGCAGGACGTCATCGAGAACCTGGTCAACGACAAGCTCAACCTGATCATCTCCGAGAGCGAGCAACCGGTCATCCACGTCGGCCAGCCCAGCGTGGAGTCGGGCCCCGAAGAGGAAGGCGGACTGCAGTTCAAGGTCGACCTCGAGCTTCGCCCCGAGATCGATCCCATCGGCTACCTGGGCCTGCAGCTCACCCGTGAGAAGGCCGAGGTGTCCTCCGAGGATATCGACCAGCGCCTCGAGGCGATGCGTCACCAGTACGCCACCCTCGAGCCCATCGAGTTCCGCGACAAGATCGAAGAAGGCGACGTGGTCACCTTCGATTACCACGCGCTCGGCGCCGACGAGAACGAGGCGCTCGCCGAGATCAAAGGCGAAGGCGCTCAGCTCGAAATCGGCCAGGGCCAGTCGATCCCGGGCCTCGAAGAGGGTCTGATCGGCGCCGGCTTCGACGAGACCGTCGTCGTCGACGTCACCCCGGACGAAGGCTTCCCGGTCGAAGAGCTGCAGAACGAGACCATCCAACTGCAGATCGACATCAAGTCGGTCAAAAAGGAGGTCCTCCCCGAGCTCGACGACGACTTCGCCAAGGATACCGGCCAGGCCGAGACCCTGCTCGAGCTTCGCGGCCAGATTCGCGAAGAGCTCGAAGAGGAACTCGAGCACCAGGCGATGCACGCCGCCGAAGATCAGCTCGTCGACAAGCTTCTCGAGCAAAACGAGTTCGATCTGCCGCCGCAATTCGTCGAGGCTCAGGTCGACCGCGAGCGTCGCCAGCGCATGCAGATGCTCCAGCAGTTCATGCAGCAGGGCATGGATCCGGCCGAGCTTGGCATCGACATCGAGGAGTTCACCGGCGGTGAAGAGCTCGAAAGCGACGTCAAAGACCGCATCCGCACCGACTTCTTGCTGCTTGCGATCGCCGAGAAAGAAGATCTCGAGCTCGAGCAGGAAGACCTGATGAACTACATCCAGCACCAGGCTCGCCACAGCCGCATGTCGCCGCAGCAGTTCATGCAGCAACTCATGCAGAGCCAAGAGCAGCTTCGCCAGGCCAACATGATGGCGCTGCTCGAAAAGACCAAGCACTTCTTGCTCGAAAAGGCCGATTTCGAAGAAGTCGAGCCGTCCGAGGAAGAAGAGGTCGAGGAAGCCGAAGAAGCCGAAGAAGCCGAAGAAGCCGAGGAGGCTGTCGAGGCTGCTGAAGCTGAAGAGACCGAAGAGGCTGCCGAGGAAGAAGCCGAAGAGGCCGACGAAGAAGAGGCCGACGAGGACGAAGAAGAAGCCGAAGAGGCCGCTGAAGAAGAGGCCGACGAGGACGAAGAAGAGTAA